One region of Plasmodium gaboni strain SY75 chromosome 6, whole genome shotgun sequence genomic DNA includes:
- a CDS encoding putative nucleolar GTP-binding protein 1, translating into MKESNLYRFKDIKPVVSAKELVDVVLSKTQRKTPTEIHKGFKITRIRNFYMRKVKICQELFRDKLQSIINDFPKLDDIHPFYSDLANILYDRDHYKLSLGQCSYVSKSLIRICHDYIKLLKFSSSLYKCKMLKISALGRMCKLVKKLQPSLLYLEEVRQNLSRLPSINPHKKTIILSGAPNVGKSSFMNIVSRANVDVQSYSFTTKNLYVGHFDHKLNKYQIIDTPGLLDRPFENRNTIEMTTITALAHINGVILFIIDISEECGLTIKEQINLFYSIKSVFSNKSIVIGFNKIDKCNMDSLSIDNKLLIKQILDNVKKNPIKFSSFSTLTGVGVEQAKITACDLLKNDQAESILLDQEQLLNTKLNENKQHLNRTPFIPESVIRERKLRQEKIQSIDNTLDSTNADVMNPPCDNQSNATETEPNKQLTMREIKLKKKNKSRQSYLSNRTDDKVLQIDLQNENGGAGVYSVDIRNNYDIKEEYKYDVIPEIYNGKNISDFIDMDIEKKLLELEKEEEELYDKDANIDPLWFKTQKVLEKMQLRLKNVRLNAKLKDQNVQIYNKRKRNIEEIEKKLIDLKLNKDKVIKSMTEKVRNKNKQQPIVKKQKVKKDISKKKQIKDNIYNEENKLSKIFLSTSTELQRKKAYKLNKMAYKKIKKGTKGEADRSIPSLKPRHLFSGKRSIGKTSRR; encoded by the coding sequence atGAAAGAAAGCAATCTCTATCGCtttaaagatataaaaCCTGTGGTAAGTGCCAAGGAACTTGTAGATGTGGTATTATCAAAAACACAAAGAAAAACGCCGACAGAAATTCATAAAGGATTTAAAATAACAAGGATAAGGAATTTTTATATGAgaaaagtaaaaatatgtCAAGAATTATTTCGAGATAAATTACAAAGTATAATAAATGACTTCCCTAAGTTAGATGATATCCATCCATTTTATTCAGATCTAGCGAATATACTTTATGATAGAGATCATTATAAATTATCTTTAGGGCAATGTAGTTATGTTAGTAAATCATTAATAAGAATATGTcatgattatataaaactTTTAAAGTTTAGttcttctttatataaatgcAAAATGCTAAAAATTAGTGCACTGGGTAGAATGTGTAAATTAGTTAAGAAATTACAACCGagtttattatatttagAAGAAGTTCGACAAAACTTATCAAGATTACCTTCTATTAATCCTCATAAAAAAACTATTATTTTATCAGGAGCACCAAATGTAGGTAAATCATCTTTTATGAATATTGTATCTAGAGCAAATGTAGATGTTCAATCATATTCTTTTACaacaaaaaatttatatgtagGACACTTTGATcataaattaaataaatatcaaATTATTGATACTCCAGGGTTATTAGATAGACCATTCGAAAACAGAAACACAATTGAAATGACTACCATTACTGCACTTGCTCATATTAACGGTGTTATACTTTTCATTATAGATATAAGTGAAGAATGTGGTTTAACTATAAAAGAACAAATAAACCTATTTTATTCCATCAAATCAGTCTTCTCGAATAAATCTATTGTTATCGGATTTAATAAAATCGACAAATGCAATATGGACAGCTTATCtattgataataaattgttaataaaacaaattCTTGATAATGTCAAGAAAAACCCTATTAAATTCTCGTCATTTAGTACACTTACAGGTGTTGGAGTAGAACAAGCCAAAATTACTGCATGCGATttgttaaaaaatgatCAAGCAGAATCTATCCTATTGGACCAAGAACAATTATTAAACACCAAATTGAATGAAAACAAACAACACCTTAACAGAACCCCATTTATACCTGAATCGGTCATACGAGAAAGAAAATTACGACAAGAAAAAATACAATCCATAGACAATACTCTTGATTCAACAAATGCAGATGTTATGAACCCACCTTGTGATAATCAATCCAACGCAACGGAGACAGAACCCAATAAACAATTGACCATGAgagaaataaaattaaaaaagaaaaataaaagtcGACAAAGTTATCTGAGCAACAGAACAGATGATAAAGTATTACAAATTGATCttcaaaatgaaaatgGAGGTGCAGGTGTTTACTCCGTAGATATAAGAAATAACTATGATATTaaagaagaatataaatatgatgTAATACcagaaatatataatggaaaaaatattagtGATTTTATAGATATGgatatagaaaaaaaattattagaattagaaaaagaagaagaagaattatatgataaagATGCTAATATCGATCCTTTATGGTTTAAGACACAAAAAGTTCTAGAAAAAATGCAATTAAGATTAAAGAATGTTAGATTAAATGcaaaattaaaagatcAAAATgttcaaatatataataagaggaaaagaaatattgaagaaatagaaaagaaattaatagacttaaaattaaataaagataaagTTATTAAAAGTATGACTGAAAAGGTTagaaacaaaaataaacaaCAACCAATAGttaaaaaacaaaaagttaaaaaagatatatcgaagaaaaaacaaattaaagataatatatataatgaagaaaataaattatctaaaatatttttaagtACATCAACAGAATTACAAAGAAAGAAAGcttataaattaaataaaatggcttataaaaaaattaaaaaaggTACTAAAGGAGAGGCTGATAGATCAATACCATCATTAAAGCCACGTCACTTATTTTCAGGAAAGCGATCAATAGGAAAAACATCCCGTCgttaa
- a CDS encoding 6-cysteine protein, with product MHIVSFILFLFVFFGLSSICYNINGVCDFSSEELSLLSEEKLDFSLKKNEYKLSDENNVRNCVYFSKGFEYLRFICPVRKDNYEGIEIRPVECFEYVRIDGREEKLNEILKGSLFEKSINDNIMTRDVFIPPTIYEDMFFECTCDNSLTFKNNMIGKRGIMKIHLKKNILYGCDFDHDEKLIKNKTAFTNFYDKEKILSLSNDENITCNVTIKKSQVYLGIICPDGYHLYPNDCFKNVLYDNNIIMPLKKIIPHDILYHHDKNKKIAFAAFTLNINENPKGFTCYCIKDQTSFNNHLIVNFKFENKETSFATNINLFFFFIFFITFLHLILFL from the coding sequence ATGCATATAGTCAgctttattttatttttgtttgttttttttgGGTTGTCTTCCatttgttataatataaatggaGTATGTGACTTTTCGAGTGAGGAGCTAAGTTTGTTGTCAGAAGAAAAATTAgatttttctttaaaaaagaatgaatataaattatcTGATGAAAACAATGTAAGAAATTGTGTTTATTTTAGTAAAGGTTTTGAATATTTACGTTTTATATGTCCAGTGAGAAAAGATAATTATGAAGGAATTGAAATTCGGCCTGTTGAATGCTTTGAATATGTTCGTATTGATGGAAGAGAAGAGAAATTAAATGAGATATTAAAAGGTAGtttatttgaaaaaagtattaatgataatataatgaCAAGAGATGTATTTATTCCACCAACTATATATGAAGATATGTTTTTTGAATGTACATGTGATAATAGTTTaacttttaaaaataatatgattgGAAAAAGAGGtataatgaaaatacatttaaaaaaaaatattttatatggATGTGATTTTGATCatgatgaaaaattaataaaaaataaaactGCATTCAcaaatttttatgataaagaaaaaattttatcattatcaaatgatgaaaatattacatGTAATGTTACTATTAAAAAATCACAAGTATATTTAGGAATTATATGTCCAGATGgttatcatttatatccAAATGAttgttttaaaaatgttctatatgataataatattattatgccattaaaaaaaattataccACATGATATTTTGTATCATCACgacaaaaacaaaaaaatcGCATTCGCAGCATTtacattaaatataaatgaaaacCCAAAAGGATTCACATGTTATTGTATTAAAGATCAAACAAGTTTTAATAATCATCTTATAGTAAATTTTAAGtttgaaaataaagaaacATCATTTGcaacaaatataaatctgttctttttttttattttttttattacatttcttcatttaattttgtttttataa
- a CDS encoding 6-cysteine protein, whose amino-acid sequence MMKLNKKYCLYISFVLYFLLSVCEGNNNLTCDFNNIYKLDFHRNQQTNVTKICTLNPKQLDKVTIICGSDSLDYNLYPENCFEEVYIYMIKTHKEKLTEYIKGSSMIMRKSLRPNKYNEVSFRVPPNTMTRKTIYCFCENKKIINTNSSLNGSSQHNKEITNTGIAQIVIPSITEKIKGCDFTTKESSIFTKGYDINDINNSKYKNQDLVCTINANADELIGFKCPNTYSVEPHDCFVSAYNFSGENENLESKLKLTQLIMDHNNNTFYSRLPRSIPDNMKFFCVCSKENEKKLVFNVEVNKSPSNSHLSYREVKKRDNQSNSSFLTFSSYALITFVITTFLSFIL is encoded by the coding sequence atgatgaaattaaataagaagtattgtttatatatatcctttgtattatattttttgttgtCTGTTTGTGAAGggaataataatttaacATGTGActttaataatatatataaattagATTTTCATCGTAATCAGCAAACAAATGTTACTAAAATATGTACATTAAATCCTAAACAATTAGACAAAGTAACCATAATATGTGGATCAGATAGTTTAGACTATAATTTATATCCTGAAAATTGTTTTGAAgaagtatatatatatatgattaagacgcataaagaaaaattaacaGAGTATATAAAAGGATCATCAATGATTATGAGAAAAAGTTTAAGAccaaataaatataacgAAGTTTCTTTTAGAGTTCCACCTAATACTATGACAAGAAAAACTATTTATTGTTTTTGtgaaaacaaaaaaataataaatactAATAGTTCACTTAATGGAAGTTCTCAAcataataaagaaattaCAAATACAGGTATAGCTCAAATTGTTATTCCATCAATAActgaaaaaattaaaggATGTGATTTTACTACAAAGGAATCTTCAATTTTTACTAAAGGATATGatattaatgatattaataattcaaaatataaaaatcaaGATCTTGTATGTACTATTAATGCAAATGCTGATGAACTAATTGGATTTAAATGCCCAAACACTTATTCTGTTGAACCACATGATTGTTTTGTTAGTGCATACAATTTTAGTGGGGAAAATGAAAATCTTGAAAGTAAACTTAAATTAACACAATTAATTATGgatcataataataatacattcTATTCAAGATTACCTCGTTCAATTCCTGATAATATGAAATTCTTTTGTGTATGttcaaaagaaaatgaaaaaaaattagtaTTCAACGTAGAAGTAAACAAATCACCAAGTAATTCCCATCTTTCATACAGAGAGGTTAAAAAAAGAGATAATCAATCCAATTCTTCTTTCTTAACTTTTTCATCATATGCGCTCATCACATTTGTTATCACaacatttttatcattcatcttataa
- a CDS encoding hypothetical protein (conserved Plasmodium protein, unknown function) produces the protein MKYSAFRSSLRFATKFCQNNNYKLYMNSVPQFSTFAYGKNIKTNPLTSRLDDLLKKNSNLISIISLNGLDDLITQSSKI, from the exons atgaaatattCAGCTTTTAGAAGTTCTTTAAG GTTTGCTACTAAGTTTTGCCAGAACAATAACTATAAGTTATATATGAATAGCGTGCCTCAGTTCTCAACCTTTGCATATGgaaagaatataaaaac AAATCCTTTAACAAGCAGATTAGATGatttgttaaaaaaaaatagtaaCTTGATAAGTATAATAAGTTTAAATGGATTAGATGATTTAATTACACAATCATCAAAAATTG